Proteins encoded in a region of the Coffea eugenioides isolate CCC68of chromosome 4, Ceug_1.0, whole genome shotgun sequence genome:
- the LOC113768492 gene encoding zinc finger CCCH domain-containing protein 67 isoform X1, which produces MGGGASTTMESKPSEENQHFQCSEHQNPQNGVAPQNPQSAERGLVKPQSSEPETTPVSSSDHHLTVIGAELKPQMLPVESKGGSGAGDEIDGQNGLDEDGILRKTLDEEIHQVIYKEALNEAVMNLALGEDRNGEVEVGLGMGTNGEEFWEGGSDVLRGRGVDVDELFQGRYGNDEVGGEVEGEENYGTEEASGYSGDRTYNRRFEYPLRLDAEDCAYYMKTGSCKFGMNCKFNHPPKRRNQGTRDKAKPRVEDSERLGQTECKYYLTSGGCKFGSACKYNHSREKSALAPVVEFNFLGLPIRPQGEKECPYYMRTGSCKYGSNCKFNHPDPTSVAGNDHASGFVAGGSAQLHGAAQTSASSWSSASMIFPPAQGMPSNAEWNGYQATVYPTSERSLPTPPAFAMNNPVSETNFYAPLQQQMPVDEYPQRPGQPDCSYFLKTGDCKYKANCRFNHPKFQSSKSTSCALSDKGLPLRPDQSICSFYNRYGICKFGPACKFDHPENWGKSVASGGVRMARNEMEAGFS; this is translated from the exons ATGGGCGGTGGGGCATCAACCACAATGGAATCGAAACCTTCTGAGGAGAACCAACATTTTCAGTGTTCAGAGCATCAGAACCCCCAAAACGGCGTCGCGCCTCAAAACCCCCAATCTGCTGAACGAGGGCTTGTTAAACCTCAGTCGTCCGAACCGGAAACGACGCCGGTTTCTTCCTCCGATCATCATTTGACGGTGATCGGTGCGGAATTGAAGCCGCAAATGCTGCCGGTGGAGAGCAAAGGAGGGTCCGGAGCTGGGGATGAAATCGATGGTCAAAATGGGCTGGATGAAGATGGGATTTTGCGGAAGACCCTGGATGAAGAGATTCATCAAGTGATTTATAAAGAGGCATTGAATGAAGCCGTGATGAATTTAGCTTTGGGGGAGGATAGGAACGGGGAGGTAGAGGTGGGTTTGGGGATGGGAACGAATGGGGAGGAGTTTTGGGAAGGTGGGAGTGATGTGCTGAGGGGTAGAGGTGTGGATGTTGATGAATTATTCCAGGGGAGATATGGGAATGATGAGGTTGGGGGTGAGGTGGAAGGGGAGGAAAATTATGGGACTGAAGAAGCTAGTGGGTACAGTGGTGATAGGACTTACAATAGGAGGTTTGAGTATCCGTTGAGGCTAGACGCTGAGGATTGCGCCTATTACATGAAAACAGGGAGCTGTAAATTTGGAATGAATTGCAAGTTTAATCATCCTCCGAAAAGGAGGAATCAG GGTACTAGGGACAAAGCAAAGCCAAGGGTAGAAGACTCAGAACGGCTAGGACAGACTGAATGCAAG TATTACCTGACTTCAGGCGGGTGTAAATTTGGTAGTGCTTGCAAGTACAATCATAGCAGGGAGAAAAGTGCACTGGCACCCGTTGTAGAGTTTAACTTTCTAGGCCTTCCCATTCGACCG CAGGGAGAAAAAGAGTGCCCCTACTACATGCGTACTGGCTCCTGCAAGTATGGATCAAATTGCAAGTTTAACCATCCTGATCCTACTTCTGTAGCAGGAAACGACCATGCTTCGGGTTTTGTTGCTGGTGGATCTGCTCAATTGCATGGTGCTGCCCAGACAAGTGCCTCATCCTGGTCTTCAGCATCAATGATATTTCCACCAGCCCAAGGCATGCCTTCAAATGCTGAATGGAATGGGTATCAG GCTACGGTCTACCCAACATCGGAGAGGAGTTTACCCACACCTCCAGCATTTGCAATGAACAACCCAGTATCTGAGACCAATTTCTATGCACCGCTCCAACAGCAAATGCCAGTTGATGAATATCCTCAGCGACCTGGTCAGCCTGACTGCAGTTATTTCTTGAAAACTGGAGACTGTAAATACAAAGCTAATTGCAGATTTAACCATCCTAAGTTTCAAAGTTCCAAGTCAACATCATGTGCTCTTAGCGATAAGGGTTTGCCTCTGAGACCT GATCAATCAATCTGCTCGTTTTACAACCGTTATGGCATTTGCAAGTTTGGTCCTGCTTGCAAGTTTGACCATCCAGAAAATTGGGGCAAATCAGTAGCTTCTGGTGGAGTTAGAATGGCGAGAAATGA
- the LOC113768492 gene encoding zinc finger CCCH domain-containing protein 67 isoform X2: MGGGASTTMESKPSEENQHFQCSEHQNPQNGVAPQNPQSAERGLVKPQSSEPETTPVSSSDHHLTVIGAELKPQMLPVESKGGSGAGDEIDGQNGLDEDGILRKTLDEEIHQVIYKEALNEAVMNLALGEDRNGEVEVGLGMGTNGEEFWEGGSDVLRGRGVDVDELFQGRYGNDEVGGEVEGEENYGTEEASGYSGDRTYNRRFEYPLRLDAEDCAYYMKTGSCKFGMNCKFNHPPKRRNQGTRDKAKPRVEDSERLGQTECKYYLTSGGCKFGSACKYNHSREKSALAPVVEFNFLGLPIRPGEKECPYYMRTGSCKYGSNCKFNHPDPTSVAGNDHASGFVAGGSAQLHGAAQTSASSWSSASMIFPPAQGMPSNAEWNGYQATVYPTSERSLPTPPAFAMNNPVSETNFYAPLQQQMPVDEYPQRPGQPDCSYFLKTGDCKYKANCRFNHPKFQSSKSTSCALSDKGLPLRPDQSICSFYNRYGICKFGPACKFDHPENWGKSVASGGVRMARNEMEAGFS; encoded by the exons ATGGGCGGTGGGGCATCAACCACAATGGAATCGAAACCTTCTGAGGAGAACCAACATTTTCAGTGTTCAGAGCATCAGAACCCCCAAAACGGCGTCGCGCCTCAAAACCCCCAATCTGCTGAACGAGGGCTTGTTAAACCTCAGTCGTCCGAACCGGAAACGACGCCGGTTTCTTCCTCCGATCATCATTTGACGGTGATCGGTGCGGAATTGAAGCCGCAAATGCTGCCGGTGGAGAGCAAAGGAGGGTCCGGAGCTGGGGATGAAATCGATGGTCAAAATGGGCTGGATGAAGATGGGATTTTGCGGAAGACCCTGGATGAAGAGATTCATCAAGTGATTTATAAAGAGGCATTGAATGAAGCCGTGATGAATTTAGCTTTGGGGGAGGATAGGAACGGGGAGGTAGAGGTGGGTTTGGGGATGGGAACGAATGGGGAGGAGTTTTGGGAAGGTGGGAGTGATGTGCTGAGGGGTAGAGGTGTGGATGTTGATGAATTATTCCAGGGGAGATATGGGAATGATGAGGTTGGGGGTGAGGTGGAAGGGGAGGAAAATTATGGGACTGAAGAAGCTAGTGGGTACAGTGGTGATAGGACTTACAATAGGAGGTTTGAGTATCCGTTGAGGCTAGACGCTGAGGATTGCGCCTATTACATGAAAACAGGGAGCTGTAAATTTGGAATGAATTGCAAGTTTAATCATCCTCCGAAAAGGAGGAATCAG GGTACTAGGGACAAAGCAAAGCCAAGGGTAGAAGACTCAGAACGGCTAGGACAGACTGAATGCAAG TATTACCTGACTTCAGGCGGGTGTAAATTTGGTAGTGCTTGCAAGTACAATCATAGCAGGGAGAAAAGTGCACTGGCACCCGTTGTAGAGTTTAACTTTCTAGGCCTTCCCATTCGACCG GGAGAAAAAGAGTGCCCCTACTACATGCGTACTGGCTCCTGCAAGTATGGATCAAATTGCAAGTTTAACCATCCTGATCCTACTTCTGTAGCAGGAAACGACCATGCTTCGGGTTTTGTTGCTGGTGGATCTGCTCAATTGCATGGTGCTGCCCAGACAAGTGCCTCATCCTGGTCTTCAGCATCAATGATATTTCCACCAGCCCAAGGCATGCCTTCAAATGCTGAATGGAATGGGTATCAG GCTACGGTCTACCCAACATCGGAGAGGAGTTTACCCACACCTCCAGCATTTGCAATGAACAACCCAGTATCTGAGACCAATTTCTATGCACCGCTCCAACAGCAAATGCCAGTTGATGAATATCCTCAGCGACCTGGTCAGCCTGACTGCAGTTATTTCTTGAAAACTGGAGACTGTAAATACAAAGCTAATTGCAGATTTAACCATCCTAAGTTTCAAAGTTCCAAGTCAACATCATGTGCTCTTAGCGATAAGGGTTTGCCTCTGAGACCT GATCAATCAATCTGCTCGTTTTACAACCGTTATGGCATTTGCAAGTTTGGTCCTGCTTGCAAGTTTGACCATCCAGAAAATTGGGGCAAATCAGTAGCTTCTGGTGGAGTTAGAATGGCGAGAAATGA